CCATCATTGAAAATCAAACGAAGTCGAAAGAAGGTGCGTTGCCGTCTCTGTGGATTTTTGACCCAGGCTGGCAGTTCTACGACACCATCGATCTCTATGTGCCGGATCCGGATGCGGCGGGCGGGTGGCGGACCTACTCCGCCGGTCGTCTGCCTTCCATTTCGGGAGCGCCGGACAAACGGTTCTTCAAGCTTCCTGTGGGACTTGGCGAGCCCACCACCTGCTACCTTCGAGTCACCGGGATCCGGCCGATCATGGTGGTCCCACATCTCGCGTCCCTCGACAGCACCCTGCGCGTCAACGGCTTCAAGACGCTGGGCATCGCCCTTCTGATCGGCTTTTTCGCCACGCTCATGCTCGGCAACCTGGCCATTTACCTCTATACCGGCAACAGCAAATACAAATGGTTCGTGCTCAGCAACCTGACCTTCGCCAGTTTCGTCGCCACCACCAACTACCAGCATCTCTTTGTGGTCAAAAACCTCCCGACGGTCATCATGGCGGTGGGTCTGGTGGGCCAGGCCATCGTCGCCACGACGGTCAGGACATTTTTCGAAATCTCCCGGCACAACAAAAAGCTCAATATGATCCTCCTGGCCGCCATCTGGGCGGTCCTTGGCGTCGCGGCCTCAGCGTTCTTCGTATCTGAGGAGATCCACCCGAAGCTGTCCATATACGCGGTCATGCCCACCACGGTGATCGTGTTCTGGGCCTGCTTCGACTGCCTCAAGCGCGACAAGGTGCCGGCCCTGATTTTCATGGGTGCCTGGCTCGGGGCGACTCTTGCCGCTTTCACTTACAACTGGGCCATCAAAGGAGGCCTTTCCTTCGTCCACCCCTCCTTCATGTGGGTGTCCTTCGTGGGCGAGGCAATGTGCATGTCCATCCTGCTGGCCTACAACATCGAGACCCTGTCGGCGAAGCGTCAGGCCGCCGAGGCCATGGCCCAGACAAGATCCTCATTTCTGGCCAGCATGAGCCATGAGATCCGCACGCCCATGACCGCAGTTTTGGGTTTTTTGAACCTTTCCCTGCACTTAGGGGCGCAGGGGCAGCTGCGGCAATACCTGCTGAAGATAAACGCCGCGGCCAACCACTTGATGGGAATCATCAACGACATCCTGGATTTGGCCAAAATAGAGGCCGGCAAGGTGGAACTGGAGGCAAATCCTTTCGAAGTGGAGACACTGCTGCAGGACACCGCCGACCTCCTGGTTTCGGGGGCCTTCGAAAATGGCAACGAGTTGGTGGTCTCGGTGCAGCCGGGGCTTCCCCGACGCGTGAAGGGCGATTCTCTGCGGCTCAAGCAGGTTCTGCTCAACCTGGGCAGCAACGCCGTGAAGTTCACCCATGGCGGCACGGTTCGGCTGGCCGTGCACGCTGCTGCGGATGCGACGCCGGTTCACGACGCGGTCAGCCTGCGCTTTGAAGTGAGCGACACGGGCATCGGCATTGACCCTACTGTGCTGCCGCGCCTGTTCACCTCCTTTGAGCAGGCCGACACGTCGACGGCCCGCGTGTACGGCGGCAGCGGCCTTGGACTGAGCATCAGCCGCAAGCTGGTGCAGATCATGGGTGGAGACATCTCGGTACGGAGTCGGCCGGGAGAAGGGTCGATCTTCGAATTCACGGTCGTGTTCGGTCCGGATCCGAAAGGCGAGGTCCGAGGCGAAGCAAACGCCGCAGACCATGGTTCCCTGAACGTGCTGGTGGTCGAAAACAATCCGGCCAGCCGGGCGGCCATGGAAGAAGTCGCGACCTGTCTCGGCCTGCGGCACAGGTTCGCAGGGACGGCGGCGGAGGCGTCTCAGCTGGGGGATGCGGAAAATTTCGACCTGATCCTTGTTGACTGGAACCTGCCGGACATGATTGGGCCCGAGGCGGTCACGCTTCTGCGCTCTTCCGAGCGCACGGCCCGCGTGCCGGTGGCGCTCATGGCCAGCCCGGCGCGGCCCGAAATGGAAAATCTGCGTCTGCAGGGATCTGGCGTCCAAAGTATTTTGGCCAAGCCGTTCACAGCCTCGGCGGTGGAGGGTCTGCTCCGGCAGATCGCCTCCAGTGACAAATCCGCAGCCGTGGCAGGCCCGGACACCCTTGCCGACGCGCCATGCAATCTGGAGCAGGCGCAGGGCTTGCACGTCCTCTTGGCGGAAGACAACCTGTTCAATCAGGAACTGCTGGGCGTGATTCTGACCGAAGCCGGGGTGGAGATGGAGATCGCGAACAACGGCGCTGAAGCCGTACGCCGGGTGAAGGAAGGAGGAACACCCCTGGATGTGGTGCTCATGGACGTGCACATGCCGGTGATGGATGGATTCAAGGCCACGCGGACCATCCGGAACGACCAGCGCTTCAGCGGTCTGCCCATCATCGCCATGACCGCCGACATTACGGCCGAGGACAGAGCGCGGTGCATTGAAGCGGGCATGGATGACCACCTGACCAAGCCGGTGGACACCGATGAACTTTTCAGAATCCTGGTCAAGTGGGGGCGCAAGGCCCAGAGAGCCCAGAGTGGACAGCGCCATGAATGACCGACTGAATCATGCCGCCTGTAGGCCCAATGCTCTATGCCAGGCTGCTTTTGCCGTGCTTGCGGGCATACTACTTTTTCTTGTGTGTACTTCTTCGGTTTTTGCCGGTGAAGTGTGTCTGCTGGGCGAGGAACGCGACGAATACGACCTGCGGCCCTACATGGAGTATCTGGAAGACACGGGGAAGACGCTGCCCATAAAGCAGGTGGCTTCCGCAAAGATGGGGCCGCAATTCGGGACGCCGCAAGGCGAACACTTCAATTTCGGCTTCAGGCAGTCGGCCCTGTGGTTCCGGTTCACCATAAAGGAGCAGCCTGCGCCTTCTGACGGGAGCGCTCCGCCTCGATATTGGATTTTTGATCCGGGGTGGAACTTGTACGCCACCATCGAGCTTTTCGTGCCCGACCCGGATGCTCCCGGCGGCTGGCTGACATACAGTTCTGGACACTTTGGCTCGGTTTCGGGAGATCAGGAACGGCGGCACTTCCGCCTCCCCACCGGCCTGTCGGCCCCGACCACCTGCTACCTCCGGGTCACCGGCATCCGGGCGCTGGTCCTGAGCCCGCACATCACGACCATTGATCGCGCCATCTGGATCAATGACGTCAAGGTGCTCGGCACGGGTCTGACGGTGGGCTTTTTTTTCACCATGGTGCTCATCCATCTGGCCATTTATCTATACACCGGAAACGGCAAGTTCAAATGGCTGGTTTTGGGCAACCTCGCTTTCGCCGGTTTCGTGGCGCTCACTAGCTATCAGCATCTCTTCAGCATCAGAAACATGCCGGCGGCGATCATGATGGTCGGCCTGATGGCCCAAGGGTTTATGGCCTGCGTGATCAGGGAGTTTCTGGAGCTCGGGAAG
This DNA window, taken from Desulfomicrobium sp. ZS1, encodes the following:
- a CDS encoding hybrid sensor histidine kinase/response regulator, with the protein product MTVAVLAFLILLPLCFIGLSPVWAAEVCVLDAEKEDHDLRPFMEFMADADRSLSIDQAASPALADRFGLPPKGHFNFGFTPSALWFRFTIIENQTKSKEGALPSLWIFDPGWQFYDTIDLYVPDPDAAGGWRTYSAGRLPSISGAPDKRFFKLPVGLGEPTTCYLRVTGIRPIMVVPHLASLDSTLRVNGFKTLGIALLIGFFATLMLGNLAIYLYTGNSKYKWFVLSNLTFASFVATTNYQHLFVVKNLPTVIMAVGLVGQAIVATTVRTFFEISRHNKKLNMILLAAIWAVLGVAASAFFVSEEIHPKLSIYAVMPTTVIVFWACFDCLKRDKVPALIFMGAWLGATLAAFTYNWAIKGGLSFVHPSFMWVSFVGEAMCMSILLAYNIETLSAKRQAAEAMAQTRSSFLASMSHEIRTPMTAVLGFLNLSLHLGAQGQLRQYLLKINAAANHLMGIINDILDLAKIEAGKVELEANPFEVETLLQDTADLLVSGAFENGNELVVSVQPGLPRRVKGDSLRLKQVLLNLGSNAVKFTHGGTVRLAVHAAADATPVHDAVSLRFEVSDTGIGIDPTVLPRLFTSFEQADTSTARVYGGSGLGLSISRKLVQIMGGDISVRSRPGEGSIFEFTVVFGPDPKGEVRGEANAADHGSLNVLVVENNPASRAAMEEVATCLGLRHRFAGTAAEASQLGDAENFDLILVDWNLPDMIGPEAVTLLRSSERTARVPVALMASPARPEMENLRLQGSGVQSILAKPFTASAVEGLLRQIASSDKSAAVAGPDTLADAPCNLEQAQGLHVLLAEDNLFNQELLGVILTEAGVEMEIANNGAEAVRRVKEGGTPLDVVLMDVHMPVMDGFKATRTIRNDQRFSGLPIIAMTADITAEDRARCIEAGMDDHLTKPVDTDELFRILVKWGRKAQRAQSGQRHE